In one Salvelinus namaycush isolate Seneca unplaced genomic scaffold, SaNama_1.0 Scaffold527, whole genome shotgun sequence genomic region, the following are encoded:
- the LOC120041754 gene encoding regulator of G-protein signaling 6-like — protein MEPFPGAVEEAPTSTNFSASADDDRDFGLIEEIVTRIQDETEGVPIRTVKSFLTKIPSVVTGADIVQWLMKNLAIEDPAEAIHIGSLIAAQGYLFPISDHVLSLKDDGTFYRFQAPYFWPSNCWEPENTDYAIYLCKRTMQNKTRLELADYEAENLARLQRAFTRKWEFVFMQAEAQVKIDTKKDRIERKILDSQERAFWDVHRPVPGCVNTTEMDIRKCRRMKNPQRVKKSVYGLIEEGQSQSPVHTPSQLARKGTKEDVEKEIVFLNSQLDRHCIKVSKVAE, from the exons ATGGAACCTTTTCCTGGTGCTGTGGAGGAGGCCCCGACCAGCACCAATTTTTCCGCTAGTGCAGACGACGACAGAGACTTTggactg aTTGAGGAGATAGTGACCCGTATCCAGGATGAGACCGAGGGCGTTCCCATCAGAACTGTCAAGAGCTTCCTGACCAAGATACCCAGCGTCGTCACAG GTGCAGACATAGTGCAGTGGCTGATGAAGAACCTAGCCATTGAGGATCCAG CTGAGGCCATACACATCGGGAGTCTGATTGCTGCTCAGGGATATCTCTTCCCCATCTCTGATCACGTTCTGTCACTCAAAGACGACGGAACCTTCTATCGCTTCCAG GCTCCATATTTCTGGCCTTCTAACTGTTGGGAGCCAGAGAACACAGACTATG CTATCTATCTGTGCAAGAGGACCATGCAGAACAAGACTCGTTTGGAGCTGGCTGATTACGAGGCG GAGAACCTAGCCAGACTACAGAGAGCCTTCACTAGGAAGTGGGAGTTTGTCTTCATGCAGGCCGAGGCTCAGGTCAA gatCGACACGAAAAAGGATAGAATTGAGAGGAAGATTCTAGACAGTCAAGAAAGAGCTTTCTGGGATGTCCATAGACCTGTg CCAGGTTGTGTGAACACCACAGAGATGGACATCAGGAAATGCAGACGTATGAAGAACCCACAGAGAGTCAAGAAG TCAGTGTATGGACTGATAGAGGAGGGTCAGTCACAGAGCCCGGTACACACACCCTCACAACTAGCCAGGAAAGGCACCAAAGAGGACGTGGAGAAAGAG